Genomic window (Mustela erminea isolate mMusErm1 chromosome X, mMusErm1.Pri, whole genome shotgun sequence):
GTATGGCCGCGGTGTGATAGCAGGCAAGTGACCGGAGTCCAGAGGCTGCTGGGACATCTCCGAGGGCTGCCCCCCAGCGTCTGGCTCCGGGTTGGGTGGCTTGTTTTCTTTAGAACTGCTGGGTGCCCAGGCCGTGGTTTCTTTAAGCAACACACCCTTCAGAGGGGCAGCCAGGGACCCTGGGCTCGGGGGCTGGGGGTCGCTGGGGACCCACCACCTCGGGGGAAGCCTGCATCCACTCTGGGCCTCGGTTCCGTTCTTGATCTTGGAGGCAGGGACAGGTTCCCAGACTCCACGTGGCATTTGCCTGCGGGCGTATATGTGTACACCCCTGTATTTGTGCTCGAgcccgtgtgtctgtgtgtgctcgCACGTACACGTGGCAGAGACCCTGGGAGGCGGTTTGGGGTAGCCTCCAGACTCAAGCTGTTGCCTGGCTTTGCGGGCGATGCCCCACCCCCATGGTCCCTGCATCCTGGATAAGTTCCCTGGAGGGGTCGGGTCCCATGGCTGCACCTGCCACCTGCCGAAGTGCTTGGGGACCTGACGGACTCTTCCTCCTGGCGTCGGGAGCCCTTCtgatctctgcctgctgccctaaGCAAGTTGGGCAGGGACCTGCCCAATAGTTGGGTGTGGTCATTGAGGACAAGGCCCgccacttcctttctctccctccctcggcCTCACCCAGAATTCCCTGAACAGAGTTTGGCCGTGTTGCAAATGCTCCGTCAGAGGGGCCCAGCATATCCCGTGTCCCCTCGGTGAGACTCCCTTACCTTAGTCTCTGGTGCTTGGAGCGATCGATAGCTGTGTTCTGCAACAGGTGGGCCTCGGTTTCGGGAGGAAAAACCACCGTGTGCTTCTCTTTGCGCATAGGGCTTATTGACGTTGGGGAAACTTTGCTGTGCCCAGAAGACTTAGCTCCGGAGGAGGTCGTGGAACTGGAAAAGCAAGCTGTCCTGAGCAGCCTGAAGCAGAAGTACCTCACTGTGCTTTCGAACCCCAGGTGGTTGCTGGAGCCCATCCCCAGGAAAGGCGGAAAGGACATCTTCCAGGTAGACATCCCAGAGCACCTGATCCCCTCGGGGCGGGAGGCCTGAGGAGCGGGCAGGCTTAGGGAGGAGCGCTGCGTCCTGCCCCGGGAGCTGAGCGTCCGTCGGCGACAGCAGCGTGGTCTGGCTTGGCCCCGCTGCGGAGGCCGCTATGGCTGCGTGCTGTTCGTGGACCCCGATTTCCGCACTCCCGTGTGGGGACAGCTCGGCCGGACTTTCCTTGGGAGCTGCCCCTCTGGGCTCCTCGACAGCCTCAAGGACCCTGACCTTCAGGAGAAAGGGCAAGCTGCCATAAAGGCCTTTGCACCTCAACTAATTTGGATTGTACAAAGAAATCGGTTTTAAGAGAACTAGTTAGTGGCCTTCTCGTTTCTGGTCAAAAGTCAGCGAGGGCTTGAACAGCATCCAGGGACTGTTGTGGAAGGCAGGCCCGGGAGTGGTCAGCCACGTCGGCCCCTTCACGGTGACGAGGACATCGGACTGAGAAACAGAGCACCCGCCTGTCCTCTCAGATGACTGTTGCTCTGTTGTAAAAGCGACCCTTGGCCCAGGAAGTATGCGTGTTCCACACATGGCACGGCTACGTCGTGTGCAAGAGGACCCTAAATACAGCCCTGATGGGAAAGTGATTGAGGGGTGGTGGTTCTTTTGTGGCGAaccttttgttgttgctttttctgTGTTCCCTTCAGAGTTTCTAGTAGGTGTTCTCTCTGGGGATGCCAGGCCACCCTTGCCCCCCTCCGGCCATTGACTGGAAAGGTCTGTCTCTTCTGAGCTAGCCTAACGGCATCCCTTGTCCCTGCTCTGAGGTGGGCCTCTTTGGAAGGCCTCTGGCACTTGCACTCGGCTGCTGATCAGAAACTTGCCGGCATCACGAGGGGACCCATGAGGAAAGGCCCTCCTGTTTCAAACTACATGAATGCTGTAAGGGGACACCACCAAGGTCAGGGGTGAGGCCTGCTGTCTTCTCCGGACCGGCCTGCAAGGCTCTGGGCCAGATCTTCCTGGGCCTTCCTCAACACTCGTGGCCAGctcctgggctgtgtgtgtgaTAGTGCTGCTGCTTCAGAGAAAAGGGGACCCACCGGCACCAAAACCTGTCCCGGGCCAGGCCTCCTAGCCTCCCCAGGGTGATCCGATGAGGCGTGTGTAGTATCACAATTTGAAAAGAACACAGACTCGCCGTTGCCGTTTGATTGTTTATTTACTCCTGCcgagttttgcttttctttattaaagCCAAAAACAGATTCACGGTTATACAGTAGTGATTTTTACTTGTCACCAGTGGCCTATGAGCTTAGGGACCTGGATTGTCCTTGAAATGTTCACAGAGGGCACACCTGTAATCTGAggagccctcctcctcctcgttcTCGTTCTCACTGGGGACCTCGTCTGGGGACATGACGGAAAGGGCAGCCAGCAGGATGGAATAGCAGGTGTTGTACAGCGACATCACTGACCCGTAATCTGGGTAGGGTGCGGGGGCGGTGGGCAGCTCCCCCGCGCCCTCCCTTCCGGTGGTAGCGGGGGGCGCAACTGTGTCATTCCTGGAGGTGCCCTCCCCACACGGGCCGCCCTGCTCCCCGGAGGCAGGATTCTCCGTGTCATACCCCGCCGCACTGCTCAGGGACCAGATACCAGAGAAGGTAAAGGACCCGGTGCCACTGGGTCCCGGAACATTTGGGCCTTCTTTGGGGGCTGCCTTGTCCTCCTTGGTGGATTCCTTGTGATGGATTCGTGGGGACCGTCTTGTAGGTACCACgggcttctttttctttgacgGTGTTGCGCCGCTCCCTGGCCACCCGGTGACAGTTCTCAGGTCACTTTTTCTCTGAATATTCTCCAGCAGCCCTGGCCTGTCTCGCTGAAAGCTGGAGTTGCGGTAGAGCTGAAATGAGATTCATCATTTTAGACATTCTGGAAGGAAAGAGCCGTGTCCCCTGCTGCCCCCGCCGTCGCCACCACCACCACGGCCACGGCTGTCCCTACTGCCATCACTGCCCCCACCCCGACCACCGCCTCCGTCGCCGCCACCACCgcccccaccactgccaccaccactcTCGCCCCTtctacccccaccaccac
Coding sequences:
- the LOC116583553 gene encoding heat shock transcription factor, X-linked member 3-like; translated protein: MASQSNDDIYQVMLAPPGDGESAGEVPSSSSLHLNLDSRNLERREGPAVSRDPGPQDNPPPPAPNRGAYNVGENIFGLSFPRRLWRIVEDTTFTSVCWNDDGDTVVIDEDLFQREILHRRGPERIFETDSLKGFIRLMNLYGFSKIRPNNPSVHAPGNRRTMLYRNSSFQRDRPGLLENIQRKSDLRTVTGWPGSGATPSKKKKPVVPTRRSPRIHHKESTKEDKAAPKEGPNVPGPSGTGSFTFSGIWSLSSAAGYDTENPASGEQGGPCGEGTSRNDTVAPPATTGREGAGELPTAPAPYPDYGSVMSLYNTCYSILLAALSVMSPDEVPSENENEEEEGSSDYRCALCEHFKDNPGP
- the EOLA1 gene encoding protein CXorf40A homolog, which translates into the protein MKFGCLSFRQPYAGFVLNGVKTLETRWRPLLSGHRNCTIAIHIAHRDWEDGAWRKLLAERLGMSPAQIQALLREGEKYGRGVIAGLIDVGETLLCPEDLAPEEVVELEKQAVLSSLKQKYLTVLSNPRWLLEPIPRKGGKDIFQVDIPEHLIPSGREA